A single window of Saccharomyces kudriavzevii IFO 1802 strain IFO1802 genome assembly, chromosome: 16 DNA harbors:
- the RPO26 gene encoding DNA-directed RNA polymerase core subunit RPO26 (similar to Saccharomyces cerevisiae RPO26 (YPR187W); ancestral locus Anc_7.544), with protein sequence MSDYEEAFNDGNENFEDFDVEHFSDEETYEEKPQLKDGAEATDANGKTIVTGGNGPEEFQQHEQIRRKTLKEKAIPKDQRATTPYMTKYERARILGTRALQISMNAPVFVDLEGETDPLRIAMKELAEKKIPLVIRRYLPDSSFEDWSVEELIVDL encoded by the exons ATGTCTGATTACGAGGAGGC GTTTAACGACGGTAATGAGAACTTCGAAGATTTTGATGTAGAGCACTTTTCTGATGAAGAGACCTACGAGGAAAAGCCCCAGCTTAAGGATGGTGCTGAAGCAACTGATGCGAACGGTAAGACCATAGTTACTGGCGGTAATGGACCAGAAGAGTTCCAACAGCATGAAcaaataagaagaaagacACTCAAGGAAAAGGCCATCCCTAAGGACCAAAGAGCTACCACCCCATACATGACCAAGTATGAAAGAGCAAGAATTTTAGGTACAAGAGCTCTGCAAATTTCCATGAATGCGCCAGTTTTCGTGGATTTGGAAGGTGAAACCGATCCATTGCGTATTGCCATGAAGGAATTGGCtgagaagaaaattccTTTGGTCATTAGAAGATACTTACCAGACAGTTCCTTCGAAGATTGGAGTGTGGAGGAACTGATTGTGGATTTGTGA
- the GDB1 gene encoding bifunctional 4-alpha-glucanotransferase/amylo-alpha-1,6-glucosidase (similar to Saccharomyces cerevisiae GDB1 (YPR184W); ancestral locus Anc_7.541) gives MNRSLLLRLSDTGEPVTSCSYGKGVLTLPPIPLPKDAPKDQPLYTVKLLVSAGSPVARDGLVWTNCPPDHKTPFKRDKFYKKVIRSSFHEDDCIDLDIYVPGSYCFYLSFRNDNEKLETTRKYYIVALPMLSINDQFLPLNSIAMQSVVSKWLGSDWEPVLSKIAAKNYNMVHFTPLQERGESNSPYSIYDQLQFDQKHFKSPEDVENLVKHLHRDLNMLSLTDIVFNHTANNSPWLVEHPEAGYNHVTAPHLISAIELDQELLNFSNDLKSWGYPTELKNIDDLFKIMDGIKVHVLGSLKLWEYYVVKVQNILQEIKAHWNNECNENYDFPEDIKDASSDFVKLASFVKDNVTEPNFGTLGERNSNKINVPKFIQLLKLVSNDSSGDIEPALTIAQNVLNEVNLPLYREYDDDVSEILEQLFNRIKYLRIDDNGPRKGPVTVEDPLTEPYFTRFKGRDGIDYALANNGWIWNGNPLVDFASQNSKAYLRREVIVWGDCVKLRYGKSPEDSQYLWERMSKYIEMNAKIFDGFRIDNCHSTPIHVGEYFLDLARKYNPNLYVVAELFSGSETLDCLFVERLGISSLIREAMQAWSEEELSRLVHKHGGRPIGSYKFVPMDDFSYPADINLDEKHCYNDASDNSIRCVSEIMIPKILTATPPHALFMDCTHDNETPFEKRTVEDTLPNAALVALCSSAIGSVYGYDEIFPHLLNLVTEKRHYDTSTPTKDSSVGITKVKAILNSIRTGIGKNAYDIEDSEMHVHHQGQYITFHRMDVKSGKGWYLIARMKFFSNGDPNETLPPVVLNQSRCSLRFSYALERVGDEIPDDDRFIKGIPTKLKELTGFDISYDDEKELSTIILPEEFPQGSIAIFETQQNGVDESLGHFIKSGALKATSKLTLESINSVLYRSEPEEYDVSAGEGGAYIIPDFGKPVYCGLQGWVSVLRNIVFHNDLAHPLSANLRNGHWALDYTISRFNYYSDEEGIIDVQNWLRSRFDRVKKLPSYLVPSYFALLIGILYGCCRLRAIQLMSHNIGKSTLFVQSLSMTSIQMVSRMKSTSILPGENVPSMAAGLPHFSVNYMRCWGRDVFISLRGVLLTTGRFDEAKAHLLAFAKTLKHGLIPNLLDAGRNPRYNARDAAWFFLQAVQDYIHIVPDGEKILQERITRRFPLDDTYIPVDDPKAFNYSSSLEEVVYEILSKHAKGIKFREANAGPNLDRVMTDKGFNVEIHVDWSTGLIHGGSQYNCGTWMDKMGESEKAGSVGIPGTPRDGAAIEINGLLKSALRFVVELNKKGLFQFTDVETQDGDEVSFVEWNQLLQDNFEKRYYIPEDPAEDAEYDVDAKLGVNRRGIYRDLYKSGKPYEDYQLRPNFAIAMTVAPELFVPEHAVKAITIADKVIRGPVGMRTLDPSDYNYRPYYNNGEDSEDFSTSKGRNYHQGPEWVWLYGYFLRAFYYFHFKTSLRCQNAAKEKPSSYLYQQLYYRLKGHRKWIQESVWAGLTELTNKDGELCNDSSPTQAWSSGCLLDLFYDLWDAYE, from the coding sequence CGACTGCATCGACTTGGACATCTACGTTCCAGGCTCTTACTGCTTTTATCTCTCCTTCAGAAACGATAATGAGAAGCTGGAGACTACTAGAAAATACTACATTGTTGCCTTACCTATGCTCTCCATAAACGATCAGTTCCTACCCTTGAATTCTATCGCTATGCAAAGTGTCGTATCCAAATGGCTGGGCTCCGATTGGGAACCCGTCTTATCGAAAATCGCTGCCAAAAACTACAACATGGTGCACTTCACACCTTTGCAGGAAAGAGGTGAGTCCAATTCGCCTTACTCTATATACGACCAATTGCAGTTCGATCAAAAGCACTTCAAGTCTCCAGAAGATGTGGAAAACTTAGTTAAACATCTGCATCGCGACCTAAACATGCTTTCTCTCACCGATATCGTGTTCAACCACACAGCGAACAATTCTCCCTGGCTGGTCGAGCATCCGGAAGCCGGGTACAACCACGTTACCGCTCCGCATTTGATTAGCGCCATCGAGCTCGACCAGGAACTGCTGAATTTTAGTAACGACTTAAAGTCCTGGGGCTACCCTACAGAGCTGAAAAATATAGACGATCTTTTCAAGATCATGGACGGTATTAAGGTACATGTTCTAGGGTCATTGAAGCTTTGGGAATACTACGTAGTCAAGGTGCAAAATATTCTCCAGGAGATTAAGGCGCACTGGAATAACGAATGTAACGAAAACTATGATTTCCCTGAAGACATTAAAGACGCCTCCTCAGATTTCGTGAAACTGGCTTCCTTTGTTAAAGATAATGTGACCGAGCCCAATTTTGGCACGTTAGGcgaaagaaattcaaacaaAATCAATGTGCCCAAATTCATTCAGCTATTGAAGCTCGTTAGCAATGACAGCAGCGGTGACATTGAACCTGCATTGACCATCGCTCAGAATGTCTTGAATGAAGTTAACCTACCTTTGTATAGGGAATACGATGACGACGTCAGTGAAATCCTCGAACAATTGTTCAATCGTATCAAGTATTTAAGAATAGACGACAATGGACCCAGAAAGGGTCCAGTGACCGTCGAGGATCCCTTAACAGAACCGTATTTCACAAGGTTCAAAGGAAGGGATGGCATCGACTATGCTCTTGCTAACAACGGTTGGATATGGAACGGTAACCCTCTAGTGGATTTCGCGTCCCAGAATTCCAAAGCCTATTTACGTAGGGAAGTTATCGTCTGGGGCGACTGTGTTAAATTAAGATACGGCAAGAGTCCCGAGGATTCTCAGTACTTGTGGGAAAGAATGTCCAAATATATCGAAATGAACGCCAAGATATTTGACGGGTTCAGAATCGATAACTGTCACTCTACTCCAATACATGTTGGTGAATATTTCCTGGATTTAGCGAGAAAATACAACCCGAACCTTTACGTCGTGGCAGAGCTGTTCTCTGGTTCGGAAACCCTTGATTGTCTATTTGTCGAAAGGCTGggtatttcttctttgattaGAGAAGCCATGCAAGCTTGGTCTGAAGAAGAGTTATCTAGATTAGTTCATAAGCATGGTGGCAGACCCATCGGCTCCTATAAATTTGTTCCCATGGACGATTTCTCATACCCTGCGGATATCAATTTGGATGAAAAACACTGCTATAACGATGCAAGCGATAACTCGATAAGATGTGTTTCAGAAATCATgattccaaaaattttaacCGCcaccccaccacatgcCTTATTCATGGACTGTACTCACGATAATGAAACTCCGTTCGAAAAACGAACAGTGGAGGATACCTTACCCAATGCTGCCCTAGTAGCGCTTTGCTCCTCAGCCATTGGATCTGTTTATGGTTACGACGAAATTTTTCCGCACTTACTGAATTTGGTCACTGAGAAAAGGCATTATGACACTTCGACCCCTACCAAAGACTCCTCAGTGGGAATCACCAAGGTTAAGGCCATTTTGAACTCAATTAGAACTGGTATAGGCAAAAATGCATACGATATTGAAGACTCTGAAATGCACGTGCACCATCAGGGACAATATATCACTTTTCATCGTATGGATGTCAAATCCGGTAAAGGTTGGTACCTGATTGCCAGAATGAAATTCTTCAGCAATGGTGATCCCAATGAGACCTTGCCTCCAGTTGTGTTAAATCAATCCAGATGTTCCTTGAGGTTCTCGTATGCTTTAGAAAGAGTTGGCGATGAAATTCCTGATGATGATAGATTTATAAAAGGCATCCCCACGAAATTGAAGGAGCTAACAGGATTTGACATCTCTTATGACGATGAGAAGGAGCTCTCGACGATAATATTACCCGAGGAGTTTCCCCAAGGTTCTAttgccatttttgaaaccCAGCAAAATGGTGTGGACGAATCTCTAGGCCATTTCATAAAATCAGGTGCTCTAAAAGCGACTTCAAAATTGACTTTAGAATCTATAAATTCCGTCTTATACCGTAGTGAACCAGAAGAATACGATGTCAGTGCTGGCGAGGGCGGCGCTTATATTATTCCTGATTTCGGCAAACCAGTTTATTGCGGACTGCAAGGTTGGGTTTCTGTCCTCAGAAATATTGTGTTTCATAACGATTTGGCACATCCCTTAAGTGCAAATTTGAGGAATGGTCATTGGGCCTTAGACTACACTATCAGCAGATTCAATTACTATAGCGATGAAGAGGGAATCATCGATGTACAAAACTGGTTACGTTCGAGGTTTGATagagtaaaaaaattaccAAGTTACTTAGTACCCAGTTATTTCGCCCTCCTTATAGGTATCCTTTATGGTTGTTGTCGTTTAAGGGCCATCCAGCTAATGTCTCACAATATTGGTAAATCTACACTGTTCGTACAAAGCTTATCAATGACATCTATTCAAATGGTCTCCAGAATGAAATCTACATCTATTTTACCAGGTGAAAATGTTCCTTCCATGGCTGCAGGCCTACCACATTTCAGCGTAAATTACATGAGATGTTGGGGTAGAGATGTATTCATATCACTAAGAGGTGTCTTACTTACCACTGGCAGATTTGATGAGGCCAAGGCGCATTTACTAGCATTTGCAAAGACTTTGAAACATGGTTTGATTCCAAATTTACTAGATGCCGGTAGAAATCCAAGATATAATGCCCGTGATGCTGCCTGGTTTTTCTTGCAAGCTGTACAGGACTACATTCATATTGTTCCtgatggtgaaaaaatcttACAAGAACGAATAACAAGAAGGTTCCCATTGGACGACACTTATATCCCGGTAGATGATCCAAAGGCATTCAACTATTCTAGCAGCTTAGAAGAAGTCGTTTATGAAATCCTGAGTAAGCACGCTAAGGGAATTAAATTCAGAGAAGCTAATGCAGGTCCAAATTTAGATCGTGTTATGACTGATAAAGGGTTTAACGTCGAAATACACGTTGATTGGTCTACCGGATTAATTCACGGTGGGTCTCAATACAATTGCGGTACGTGGATGGATAAGATGGGAGAAAGTGAGAAGGCAGGCTCCGTCGGCATACCTGGAACTCCTAGAGACGGTGCTGCCATAGAAATTAACGGGCTTCTGAAGAGTGCTTTAAGATTTGTTGTTGAGCTAAATAAGAAAGGACTGTTCCAGTTCACTGATGTGGAGACCCAGGACGGTGATGAAGTTAGCTTTGTTGAATGGAATCAATTGCTTCAAGACAATTTCGAGAAAAGGTACTACATTCCGGAGGATCCGGCTGAGGACGCAGAATATGACGTGGATGCGAAATTGGGTGTCAACAGAAGAGGAATCTACAGGGACTTGTACAAGTCGGGCAAGCCTTATGAAGATTACCAGTTAAGACCAAATTTTGCAATCGCAATGACGGTGGCACCGGAATTATTTGTTCCTGAACACGCCGTAAAGGCGATCACTATTGCAGACAAAGTGATAAGAGGGCCAGTGGGTATGCGCACGTTAGACCCAAGTGATTACAACTACCGCCCTTACTATAATAATGGGGAAGATTCCGAAGATTTTTCCACATCAAAGGGAAGAAACTACCATCAAGGTCCTGAATGGGTTTGGCTTTACGGCTACTTCCTAAGAGCTTTCTACTATTTCCACTTCAAAACTAGTTTGCGTTGCCAAAATGCAGCCAAAGAAAAGCCATCGTCGTATTTATACCAGCAGTTGTACTACCGATTGAAAGGTCATAGAAAATGGATCCAGGAAAGTGTCTGGGCAGGATTGACAGAGCTAACTAACAAGGATGGCGAATTATGCAATGACTCAAGCCCCACACAAGCCTGGAGTTCTGGTTGCCTATTAGATCTATTCTATGATTTATGGGATGCCTACGAATAA
- the ATG13 gene encoding serine/threonine protein kinase regulatory subunit ATG13 (similar to Saccharomyces cerevisiae ATG13 (YPR185W); ancestral locus Anc_7.542) has translation MVVKPDNEKEVLRLIDSFFLKATLLICSTESSRYQSSAENVFLFDDAWFEDHSELVSEQPKIIAKWSDYDGRRDLPPLVVETYLDLRRLNSSHLVRLKDHEGHLWNVCKGTKKQEIVMERWLIELDNLSSTFKSHSEDDETDVDELSKQLVLLFRYLLTLIQLLPTTELYQSLIKSYNAPQSESNANSITTGDPLVSIRTRILDGSKPILSKGRIGLSKPIINTYSNALNDSNLPAHLDQKKITPVWTKFGLLRVSVSYRRDWKFEISNTNDDSFSTRHVVPPHNFQEPQHQLQQKGQNKQDTEGQQQQQQQQQQDQQQRQIPDRRSLSLSPCTRANSFEPQSWQKKVYAISRPVQPFKVGSIGSQSTSRNPSNSSFFNQLPIHRPSISSNSGPQMNIEGTSVGSTSKYSSSFGNIRRHSSVKTTENVEKPLKAVKSPLQPQESQEDLLDFVKLLEEKPDLTIKKASGGNPPNINISDSLIRYQNLKPSNDLLSEDLSVSLSIDPNHTYHRDRSDSHSPLPSVSPSMHYGSLNSRMSQGAGNTTHLIARGGGNSSTSAFNSRRNSLDKNVNKQGMSGLPPIFGGESTSYHHDNKMQKYNQLGEEDDDEDDHLLNQMGNSATKFKSSISPRSIDSISSSFIKSRIPIRQPYHYSQPTTAPFQAQAKFHKPANKLTDNGNQSNSGNNNHIGNDEGETMHNQEDDQDDDLVFFMSDMNLSKES, from the coding sequence ATGGTTGTCAAACCAGATAACGAGAAAGAAGTCCTTCGATTGATTGAcagttttttcttgaaggcTACACTGCTAATATGCTCTACAGAATCAAGTCGATACCAATCTTCTGCAGAGaatgtatttttatttgacGATGCATGGTTCGAAGATCACTCAGAACTAGTAAGTGAGCAACCCAAAATAATAGCAAAATGGTCTGATTATGATGGTCGAAGAGATTTACCACCTTTGGTCGTAGAGACATATTTGGACCTAAGGCGGTTGAATTCCTCTCATTTAGTTAGATTGAAAGACCATGAGGGCCATTTATGGAATGTTTGCAAAGGAACCAAGAAGCAGGAAATCGTGATGGAACGGTGGCTTATCGAATTAGATAATTTGTCTTCAACGTTCAAATCGCATAgcgaagatgatgaaactgATGTTGATGAGCTTTCCAAGCAGTTGGTTCTACTTTTCCGTTATTTGTTAACTTTAATACAGTTATTACCCACAACAGAGTTGTACCAATCACTGATAAAATCCTATAATGCTCCACAGAGTGAGAGTAATGCCAATTCAATAACAACCGGAGATCCACTGGTTAGTATCCGGACGCGTATTCTTGACGGATCCAAGccaattttatcaaaggGCAGAATAGGATTGAGCAAACCAATTATTAACACTTATTCAAATGCGCTCAACGATTCAAACTTACCGGCTCATTTagaccaaaagaaaatcacGCCTGTGTGGACAAAATTTGGGCTTTTGAGAGTCTCAGTATCGTATAGGCGTGATtggaaatttgaaattagcAATACCAATGACGATTCATTCTCAACTCGACATGTGGTTCCTCCACATAACTTTCAAGAGCCACAGCATCAGTTACAACAGAAGGGACAAAATAAGCAGGATACAGAAggacaacaacagcaacagcagcaacagcagcaggATCAACAACAAAGGCAAATACCTGACAGAAGATCTCTCTCACTTTCACCCTGCACAAGAGCCAATTCGTTTGAACCACAGTCTTGGCAAAAGAAAGTCTATGCGATATCGAGGCCTGTCCAGCCATTCAAAGTCGGTTCGATTGGAAGTCAGAGTACGAGCAGAAATCCTTCTAATtcatcctttttcaatcaaCTACCCATTCATAGGCCAAGTATAAGTTCCAATTCTGGGCCACAAATGAATATTGAAGGTACTAGCGTCGGTAGTACCTCAAAATACTCGTCATCGTTTGGGAATATTCGTCGCCATTCAAGTGTTAAAACGACAGAAAATGTCGAAAAACCATTGAAAGCGGTAAAAAGTCCATTACAACCCCAAGAATCACAGGAAGATTTATTGGACTTTGTTAaattattggaagaaaaaccagACTTGACTATTAAAAAGGCAAGTGGCGGCAATCCACCCAATATTAATATATCCGATTCACTGATTCGATATCAGAATTTGAAGCCAAGTAATGATTTATTAAGTGAGGATCTATCGGTGAGTTTATCCATTGATCCGAATCATACGTATCATAGAGACAGATCGGACTCTCATTCCCCATTGCCTTCCGTATCACCTTCGATGCATTACGGATCGTTGAATTCAAGAATGTCTCAAGGTGCCGGCAATACTACCCATTTGATCGCAAGAGGCGGTGGAAATTCATCTACTAGTGCATTCAACAGCagaagaaattctttaGATAAGaatgtaaacaaacaaGGCATGTCGGGTTTACCTCCTATTTTTGGTGGCGAGAGTACTTCATATCATCACGATAACAAAATGCAAAAGTACAATCAACtaggagaagaagacgatgacgaAGACGATCATTTACTCAATCAAATGGGAAACAGCGCAACGAAATTTAAAAGTTCAATATCACCAAGGTCAATTGATAGTATTTCAAGCTCCTTCATAAAAAGTAGGATACCAATTAGACAGCCATACCATTACTCTCAACCAACCACTGCACCCTTTCAGGCTCAGGCTAAATTTCACAAACCTGCGAATAAATTAACTGATAATGGCAATCAGAGCAATAGTGGTAATAACAACCATATTGGAAATGATGAAGGTGAAACGATGCATAATCAAGAGGATGATCAGGATGATGATCTAGTATTTTTTATGAGTGATATGAACCTTTCTAAAGAGAGTTGA
- the PZF1 gene encoding Pzf1p (similar to Saccharomyces cerevisiae PZF1 (YPR186C); ancestral locus Anc_7.543) yields MCESIVTNTDFSPNELKREPIAISRSESTDSLNSLASTRSSSSSRLKTFFCDYDGCDKAFTRPSILTEHQLSVHQGLRPFQCDKCPKSFVKKSHLERHLYSHSDTKPFQCSYCGKGVTTRQQLKRHEVTHTKSFVCPEKGCDLRFYKHPQLRAHILSVHLHKLACPHCNKSFQRPYRLQNHISKHHDPEVENPYQCTFAGCCKEFRIWSQLQSHIKNDHPKLKCPICNKPCVGENGLQMHMIIHDDSLVTKNWKCHICSDISFPRKHDLLTHYQSVHKEVDVPLELKYKISDIQQLVQHQGIQLENEENFPEQDDGRISNRLRKRRKLAENNNLQFLQNEMNLEKQLESGEDGLNLLLNTVGRKHRCFYSNCYRTFKTKEKYDKHIDKHKIHELKMKILLEKEQMKS; encoded by the coding sequence ATGTGTGAATCGATTGTAACTAATACAGATTTTTCTCCGAATGAATTGAAACGGGAGCCCATCGCAATATCACGATCCGAGAGTACGGACTCATTGAACAGTCTGGCTTCCACTAGAAGCTCCTCAAGCAGTAGGCTaaagacatttttttgtgaCTATGACGGCTGTGATAAGGCATTCACAAGGCCATCGATTTTGACTGAGCACCAGTTAAGTGTACATCAAGGTTTAAGACCATTTCAGTGCGATAAGTGTCCAAAATCGTTTGTTAAAAAGAGTCATCTTGAGAGACACCTGTATTCGCATTCTGATACGAAGCCATTCCAGTGCTCCTATTGTGGCAAAGGAGTGACCACTCGTCAGCAACTGAAGCGCCATGAAGTGACACACACCAAATCATTTGTTTGTCCTGAAAAAGGATGTGATCTTCGATTTTATAAGCATCCACAATTAAGGGCACATATTTTATCTGTTCATCTACACAAGTTGGCATGTCCACATTGTAATAAGAGTTTCCAGAGGCCTTACAGGCTACAAAATCACATTTCCAAACACCACGACCCTGAAGTGGAAAATCCTTATCAATGTACTTTTGCTGGCTGCTGTAAAGAGTTTCGCATATGGTCGCAATTACAATCgcatatcaaaaatgaccATCCTAAATTGAAATGTCCCATTTGTAACAAGCCTTGCGTGGGGGAGAATGGTCTACAAATGCATATGATTATTCATGACGACTCGCTAGTaaccaaaaattggaaatgCCACATTTGTTCTGACATATCTTTTCCTAGAAAGCACGATCTTCTTACACATTATCAGTCCGTACATAAAGAAGTGGATGTCCCCTTGGAACTAAAATATAAGATTTCTGATATTCAACAACTGGTTCAACACCAAGGAATTCAGTTggaaaacgaagaaaacTTTCCTGAACAGGATGATGGTAGAATTTCCAATAGGttgaggaaaagaagaaagcttGCCGAAAATAATAACTTGCAGTTTTTACAGAATGAAATGAACCTAGAAAAGCAGCTCGAATCTGGGGAAGATGGATTGAATCTTTTACTAAATACTGTCGGAAGGAAACACAGATGCTTTTACAGTAATTGTTACAGAACTTTCaagacaaaagaaaagtatgATAAACATATAGATAAACATAAAATACATgaattaaaaatgaaaatactactagaaaaggaacaaaTGAAGTCATAG
- the MLC2 gene encoding Mlc2p (similar to Saccharomyces cerevisiae MLC2 (YPR188C); ancestral locus Anc_7.545) translates to MDHSESLTFNQLTQDYINKLKDAFQMLDEDEDGIISRKDLNKMYATLGKALTDEEWSKMVPDNDSTTAEVGQEGVSFPIFLSIMGKNLSQFPEREELEKSLKSVGRKDDLNVPLSEIIESLKEAGFENPEEEFAKLFKLFTTNQQTVDEKTFRGKLFLDSITD, encoded by the coding sequence ATGGATCATAGTGAATCACTAACGTTTAATCAGCTAACGCAGGACTATATAAATAAACTCAAAGATGCATTTCAAATGCTagatgaggatgaagatggCATAATCAGTCGGAAGGATCTTAACAAGATGTATGCAACGTTAGGGAAGGCATTGACAGACGAAGAATGGTCCAAAATGGTACCTGATAATGACAGCACAACAGCAGAGGTTGGGCAAGAAGGTGTAAGCTTTCCCATATTCTTATCTATCATGGGGAAGAACTTATCGCAGTTTCCCGAACGTGAAGAACTGGAGAAAAGCTTAAAATCGGTCGGCAGGAAAGACGATTTGAACGTTCCACTAAGTGAAATCATAGAATCTTTAAAAGAAGCAGGCTTCGAAAATCCTGAGGAAGAGTTTGCCAAACTTTTCAAGTTGTTTACCACAAACCAACAGACAGTTGATGAGAAGACCTTCCGAGGTAAGCTCTTCTTGGATTCAATTACTGATTAA